The proteins below are encoded in one region of bacterium:
- a CDS encoding three component ABC system middle component, whose protein sequence is MKRWDQRPFEIRNLFNPAFCGLILFRALHGFEERDARGMPFSLSLLVLPLCLHKDTRDVIADSPLSYLLKTVEKNQQVMVGLADRVTQMLPYTFEGFGLLMERGCIAVTDDGRFQTVPKKVLTTVAGTDETIACQKVARIVGKEFARIADRVTVYTTFGIRP, encoded by the coding sequence ATGAAGCGGTGGGATCAGCGTCCCTTCGAGATTCGGAATCTGTTCAATCCCGCATTCTGCGGCCTGATCCTGTTCCGCGCACTGCATGGCTTCGAGGAAAGAGACGCCCGCGGCATGCCCTTCTCGCTGTCATTGCTGGTATTGCCACTGTGCCTGCATAAGGATACGCGTGATGTGATCGCCGACAGCCCGCTCAGCTATCTGCTCAAGACTGTAGAGAAGAACCAGCAGGTCATGGTGGGACTTGCCGATCGAGTCACACAGATGCTGCCCTACACCTTTGAGGGGTTCGGTCTGCTGATGGAAAGAGGCTGCATCGCGGTAACGGACGACGGTCGTTTCCAGACCGTGCCCAAAAAGGTGCTCACGACCGTCGCCGGAACCGACGAGACCATCGCCTGCCAGAAGGTTGCTCGCATCGTGGGCAAGGAATTCGCACGCATCGCTGACCGGGTGACCGTTTACACGACTTTTGGGATCCGTCCATGA
- a CDS encoding ABC-three component system protein produces the protein MTASTTDKYSASEQGLGYAYQGRLALLHLLKLPEDTAVFFEKDDDLDFVDSSAGKSLASLKHKAGGDRLTDLSPDFWKSVNIWLERYKRDGRAASNLRFFLFTTATVSADSFLARLLHNQPDASTLPELVEAALAKSKSKLIKPIAASFNELSEPEKRDFLERILILDSSPRIGDIPAIIRDTHMKSIRREHREFVFEKLEGWWTDAVINQLEGASTEGIFGREVSDRLSKFAEEYRADNLPIDYRGKVPVDMIDTDADERRFVVQLREIGISSNRIRNAILDYYRAFQQRSTWARENLLVSGEVEDYEDRITDEWSRYKDVVFETLNVDSAEEALRAAGAALYRWAEFETEKIESLRIRALVTEPYVLRGSFHILADVTPVPKIYWHPRFLVRLGAVLEVSS, from the coding sequence ATGACAGCCTCAACCACCGACAAGTACTCAGCAAGCGAACAAGGTCTCGGGTACGCCTACCAAGGGCGTCTCGCCCTGCTCCATTTGCTGAAATTGCCCGAGGACACCGCCGTCTTCTTCGAAAAGGACGACGACCTTGATTTCGTGGACAGCAGTGCCGGCAAGTCGCTGGCCTCGCTCAAACACAAAGCAGGTGGCGACAGGCTGACCGACTTGTCGCCCGACTTTTGGAAGTCCGTCAACATCTGGTTGGAGCGGTACAAAAGAGATGGTCGCGCCGCATCGAACCTAAGATTCTTCCTGTTCACCACCGCCACGGTATCGGCCGACTCATTCCTCGCCCGCCTTCTGCACAATCAGCCCGACGCTTCCACTCTCCCCGAGTTGGTCGAGGCAGCACTCGCTAAGTCAAAATCGAAACTCATCAAGCCGATAGCCGCAAGTTTCAACGAATTGAGCGAACCCGAGAAACGGGATTTCCTCGAACGCATCCTGATCCTTGACAGCAGCCCACGCATCGGAGACATCCCGGCGATAATCAGGGACACGCACATGAAAAGCATCCGACGTGAGCACCGCGAGTTCGTCTTCGAAAAGCTGGAGGGTTGGTGGACTGACGCCGTGATCAACCAATTGGAGGGAGCCAGCACGGAAGGAATCTTTGGCCGCGAAGTCTCGGATAGGCTCTCCAAGTTCGCCGAGGAATATAGGGCGGACAACCTGCCGATCGACTACCGCGGAAAAGTGCCTGTCGATATGATCGACACCGATGCCGATGAGCGCCGGTTCGTGGTCCAACTGCGCGAGATCGGCATCTCATCCAACCGGATTAGGAATGCAATCTTGGACTATTACAGGGCGTTCCAGCAACGATCAACTTGGGCGCGGGAGAACCTGCTGGTGTCGGGAGAGGTAGAGGATTACGAAGATCGCATTACCGATGAATGGAGCCGCTACAAGGATGTCGTCTTCGAGACGCTGAATGTCGACAGCGCGGAGGAAGCCCTTCGCGCAGCCGGCGCAGCTCTATACCGCTGGGCGGAATTCGAGACTGAGAAGATCGAATCCCTGCGCATTCGTGCACTCGTGACGGAGCCCTATGTCCTTCGCGGAAGCTTCCACATCTTGGCCGATGTGACGCCTGTACCCAAGATCTACTGGCATCCCAGATTCCTCGTCCGCCTCGGTGCAGTGCTGGAGGTGTCATCATGA
- a CDS encoding Mur ligase family protein, with protein sequence MNKVFLSGIGGIGMANVAVLLKQAGFEVSGSDGSIYEPAATVLRNAGITPRTPYSADNIPLDGSPVIIGNAQSRGHAEVEAALDAGALLYSFPDFLNRFVLAGRHSVVVAGTHGKSTTTACLSHVLHAVGVDPGFLIGALPLNFPLGAALGKKNAPFVLEGDEYDSAFFDKRSKFLHYFPRTLLLGTVEFDHADIFASQEEMLLSFRRLINLLPRTGRLIYHHDCETTRELVAKAPCETVSVGVGEGAGWRLLENAAGLHYATPSGEVRSCSFDLPGRHNRLNALMSLAAASNLHPSLPDIEAALGTFRGIRRRFEKLFERADLTIYDDFAHHPTAIAASIQAVREKHPGHRLIAVFEPRSNTMVRNIFQAEIPAAFAAADHAIFGTIHRIERIPVDQRLDLAAVRRDLTARGIPSAQMANSDIPSYIFSLLNGTPTVILFMSNGSFDGAPAALVQMFDGKDRS encoded by the coding sequence ATGAATAAGGTCTTTTTGTCGGGAATCGGCGGCATCGGCATGGCCAATGTTGCCGTGCTTCTCAAGCAGGCGGGCTTCGAAGTTTCGGGGTCCGATGGCAGTATCTACGAACCCGCCGCCACGGTGCTGCGCAACGCCGGCATCACGCCGCGCACGCCTTACAGTGCGGACAACATCCCCCTTGATGGCTCTCCGGTCATCATCGGCAATGCCCAGTCGCGCGGCCATGCTGAAGTGGAAGCCGCGCTCGATGCCGGAGCGCTGCTCTATTCCTTTCCGGATTTTCTGAACCGCTTTGTGCTGGCCGGACGCCATTCCGTGGTTGTCGCCGGAACCCACGGCAAGAGCACTACCACCGCCTGCCTGTCGCACGTGCTGCATGCTGTAGGTGTGGATCCCGGCTTTCTGATCGGTGCCCTGCCCTTGAATTTCCCCCTCGGCGCGGCTCTCGGAAAAAAGAACGCTCCCTTCGTGCTGGAGGGCGATGAATATGACAGCGCGTTCTTCGACAAGCGCTCCAAGTTCCTCCACTATTTCCCCCGCACCTTGCTTTTAGGAACGGTGGAATTTGATCATGCGGATATCTTCGCCTCGCAGGAAGAGATGCTGCTTTCTTTCCGGCGTCTCATCAATCTCCTGCCGCGCACTGGTCGCCTCATCTACCATCATGACTGTGAGACCACACGCGAACTGGTCGCCAAGGCTCCGTGCGAAACGGTATCTGTGGGTGTCGGCGAGGGAGCAGGGTGGAGGCTCCTCGAAAACGCCGCGGGCCTGCACTATGCGACGCCCTCGGGAGAGGTTCGTTCCTGCTCCTTCGACCTTCCCGGCCGCCACAACCGTCTGAATGCTCTCATGTCCTTGGCCGCCGCGAGCAATCTTCACCCCAGTCTCCCGGACATTGAAGCAGCCCTCGGGACTTTCCGGGGAATTCGCCGCCGCTTCGAAAAGCTTTTCGAGCGTGCCGACCTGACCATTTATGATGATTTTGCGCACCATCCAACAGCCATCGCTGCCTCGATTCAGGCTGTCCGGGAGAAGCACCCCGGCCATCGCCTGATTGCCGTCTTTGAGCCGCGTTCCAACACCATGGTTCGGAACATCTTCCAAGCCGAAATCCCCGCCGCCTTTGCCGCTGCCGATCACGCGATCTTCGGCACCATTCACCGCATCGAGCGGATTCCTGTCGACCAGCGCCTCGATCTGGCCGCCGTCCGCCGTGATCTCACCGCTCGCGGTATCCCCTCGGCCCAGATGGCAAATTCGGATATTCCTTCGTATATTTTCTCATTGCTGAACGGCACGCCCACCGTGATCCTCTTCATGAGCAACGGCAGCTTCGACGGTGCCCCGGCGGCACTGGTACAGATGTTTGACGGAAAGGATCGGTCGTAG
- a CDS encoding DUF2723 domain-containing protein, whose amino-acid sequence MSRTDVFTFLSTFLISFAVYFSTTAPTIGLVDAGELTTAAYTLSIAHPTGYPLYTLLGHVWLMLGLFSPARGMVVFSVLMAALGVGVLSLLCARLLQSVDGLKDTLRHVFAILLTLGVALSPTVWTSVDFAEVYPLTWLLGALLLYLSYVSLISDDRRALHVPLLICYLWGLGFGNHLTILWFVPLVAFVVLRYVLASAKRVRAAIMCAAHYLLGTSINLYLPIRSARGPILDWSAPHTIPGLVRHLTGWQYRVWMFKGDWSVFFHKFFGYLAAVPGDIGWGIALLALIGLVMILLRKRWWLLSVFGVWLLGNLYNVNYDIPDISTYFLAFYAPLFIIAVSGFVDVVNALKSAFESPRTRIAIAGTLAASVPLISLAASGNSGIQSSNRFAVTLATEVLATLAPNALVFQGNWDIQSPYIYLHNVEHRRSDVVMLDLNLLQRPWYIRQEQRAHPDVFEGVQREIDAFCREVAPFESGKPFNGPRIESAYVGMINAIIGKQTDHRPVYVLDTYQTGHGGVAEKLKMIPGGYFMRITNVPLLEPVINADNIIAGNPDRSDTRVAYLLHLVAASASYQGDYSMRIGDTARVSKTLDICRKLGSDYPQVQDYIKAADTYLTNMRSQGANE is encoded by the coding sequence ATGTCTCGAACTGACGTCTTCACCTTTCTTTCGACATTTCTGATCTCCTTCGCGGTGTACTTCTCCACGACCGCGCCCACCATCGGTCTGGTGGATGCGGGAGAACTCACCACGGCCGCCTACACCCTGAGCATCGCTCATCCCACGGGCTATCCGTTGTACACCCTCCTCGGCCACGTATGGTTGATGTTGGGGCTGTTCTCTCCCGCCCGCGGCATGGTAGTCTTTTCGGTCCTGATGGCGGCGCTGGGCGTCGGCGTGCTATCATTACTGTGTGCGCGCCTTCTGCAATCTGTTGACGGTCTGAAAGACACGCTCCGTCACGTCTTCGCCATACTGTTGACGCTCGGAGTTGCCCTGTCTCCCACCGTCTGGACCTCCGTGGACTTTGCCGAAGTCTATCCTCTGACGTGGCTGCTCGGCGCGTTGCTGCTCTATCTGTCCTATGTGAGTCTGATCTCCGATGATCGCCGCGCGCTCCACGTGCCGCTTCTGATATGCTACCTCTGGGGCCTTGGCTTCGGCAACCATCTCACCATTCTCTGGTTCGTTCCGCTGGTCGCCTTTGTGGTGCTGCGTTACGTCCTCGCTTCGGCCAAACGCGTCCGTGCCGCGATCATGTGCGCCGCGCACTACCTTCTCGGCACGTCCATTAATCTCTATCTGCCCATCCGCAGCGCCCGCGGTCCGATCCTTGACTGGAGTGCGCCGCACACGATCCCGGGTCTTGTTCGACACCTGACCGGCTGGCAATACCGCGTCTGGATGTTCAAGGGAGATTGGTCCGTCTTCTTTCACAAATTCTTCGGCTACCTCGCCGCCGTTCCCGGTGACATCGGCTGGGGAATCGCCTTGCTGGCGCTCATCGGCCTGGTCATGATTCTGCTGCGGAAGCGCTGGTGGCTGCTTTCGGTGTTCGGTGTATGGCTGCTGGGAAATCTGTACAATGTCAACTATGACATCCCCGACATCTCCACCTATTTCCTTGCCTTCTACGCGCCGCTTTTCATCATCGCCGTTTCCGGCTTTGTGGACGTCGTAAACGCGCTGAAGAGCGCCTTCGAGAGTCCGCGCACTCGTATCGCGATAGCGGGCACCCTCGCCGCGTCTGTCCCACTTATCAGTCTGGCCGCGTCCGGCAACAGTGGCATTCAGAGTTCCAATCGCTTCGCGGTCACCTTGGCCACCGAAGTCCTTGCCACCCTCGCCCCCAACGCGCTCGTGTTTCAGGGCAATTGGGACATCCAAAGCCCCTACATATACCTGCATAATGTCGAGCACCGGCGCTCCGATGTCGTGATGCTCGATCTGAATCTGCTCCAGAGGCCGTGGTACATCCGTCAGGAACAGCGCGCCCATCCCGATGTCTTTGAAGGAGTGCAAAGGGAGATCGACGCGTTCTGCCGCGAGGTCGCGCCCTTCGAGAGCGGCAAGCCCTTCAACGGCCCCCGGATCGAATCGGCCTACGTCGGCATGATCAACGCCATCATCGGCAAGCAGACCGATCACCGCCCGGTCTACGTTCTCGATACCTACCAGACAGGCCACGGCGGCGTCGCCGAGAAACTGAAGATGATTCCCGGCGGATACTTCATGCGGATCACCAACGTCCCGCTGCTTGAACCGGTGATCAACGCCGATAACATTATCGCCGGCAATCCCGACCGCAGTGACACACGCGTAGCCTATTTGCTGCACCTCGTCGCGGCGTCCGCTTCCTATCAGGGCGACTATTCCATGCGCATCGGCGACACTGCGCGCGTGAGCAAAACTCTCGACATCTGCCGTAAATTGGGAAGCGATTACCCGCAGGTACAGGATTACATCAAAGCGGCGGACACCTATCTTACCAACATGCGTAGCCAAGGGGCGAATGAATAA
- a CDS encoding bifunctional 5,10-methylenetetrahydrofolate dehydrogenase/5,10-methenyltetrahydrofolate cyclohydrolase yields the protein MAILIDGRVISKEIQSEVQRDVEKLKAEKGVTAGLAVVLVGDNPASKLYVGMKAKTCIKLGMNSIHEELPASISEAGLLAVIDRLNNDPAVHGILVQLPLPSHINAQTVLNRLDPRKDVDGLHPVNAGLLSAGEPRFIPCTPYGICQLLVRSNVQITGREVVVLGRSNLVGRPISILLSSKGRYGDATVTVCHSRSKNLPEICRRADILVVAIGQREFVSADMVKPGAVVIDVGTHPARNENEKLRGDVQFESVSEIASMITPVPGGVGPMTIAMLMRNAADAAIMLSA from the coding sequence GTGGCAATTCTGATTGATGGACGCGTTATCTCCAAAGAAATCCAGTCCGAAGTTCAGCGTGATGTCGAAAAGCTCAAGGCGGAGAAAGGCGTCACCGCCGGCCTCGCCGTCGTGCTCGTCGGCGATAATCCTGCGTCTAAACTCTATGTCGGCATGAAAGCCAAGACCTGCATCAAGCTCGGCATGAATTCCATTCATGAGGAACTTCCGGCTTCTATTTCCGAAGCCGGACTTCTCGCCGTGATTGACCGTCTCAATAACGATCCCGCCGTGCACGGCATCCTCGTGCAGCTTCCCCTGCCGTCACACATCAACGCGCAGACCGTGCTTAACCGCCTCGATCCTCGCAAGGATGTCGACGGCCTGCATCCGGTCAATGCCGGATTGTTAAGTGCGGGCGAGCCGCGCTTCATCCCCTGCACACCCTACGGCATCTGTCAGTTGCTGGTTCGCTCGAATGTTCAGATCACCGGACGCGAAGTGGTTGTCCTCGGCCGCTCCAATCTGGTCGGTCGGCCCATCTCCATCCTGCTTTCTTCCAAGGGCCGCTATGGCGACGCCACCGTTACCGTCTGCCATTCTCGCAGCAAGAACCTGCCGGAAATCTGCCGCCGCGCCGACATTCTGGTTGTGGCCATCGGCCAGCGCGAATTCGTCTCTGCAGACATGGTGAAACCCGGTGCGGTGGTGATTGACGTCGGCACCCATCCGGCTCGCAACGAAAATGAGAAGCTGCGCGGCGACGTGCAATTCGAGAGCGTTTCCGAAATCGCCTCGATGATCACGCCCGTTCCCGGCGGCGTGGGGCCGATGACTATCGCCATGCTGATGCGCAATGCCGCCGATGCCGCGATCATGCTGTCCGCTTAG
- a CDS encoding glycosyltransferase, which yields MAEPELTLSVVVISFNQKDFLQRLVGQLLEQDYDPARYEIIVVDDGSTDGSREWLKSVGDARMKPVFGETNLGRSASRNSGIRAAGGRIIVMIDGDHTIQPDFLSIHAARHRRERCVIVGKSDFVEHPDFRALNSYLNGSGAKKLPLDARLPGRYFLTRNCSVPRDLLIEVGLFDETFTAWGGEDLDLGVRLEMSGVPIYGEPRALAIHHHLRPLNDLLRNMRVYGRGGIPILLARHPQLFTELNLHRVLPAPNGPQSSVGSRWGMRLLLTPVPYVTVRWLANRLRRRRLPRSLLDYLHFRQYVCGYMDYLKSHERNM from the coding sequence ATGGCTGAACCGGAGCTGACCCTCAGCGTCGTCGTCATTTCCTTCAACCAGAAGGATTTCCTCCAGCGCCTGGTCGGCCAGCTTCTGGAACAGGATTATGATCCCGCGCGTTATGAAATCATCGTTGTCGATGACGGCTCAACCGACGGTTCGCGGGAATGGCTGAAATCCGTTGGCGATGCGCGAATGAAACCTGTCTTCGGCGAGACGAACCTCGGCCGCTCGGCCTCACGCAATTCCGGAATCCGCGCCGCAGGTGGCCGTATCATCGTCATGATCGACGGCGATCACACCATTCAGCCCGATTTTCTTTCGATCCACGCCGCGCGCCACAGGCGCGAACGCTGTGTGATTGTCGGCAAGTCGGATTTTGTGGAGCATCCCGATTTCCGCGCGCTGAATAGCTATCTGAACGGCAGCGGTGCGAAGAAGCTCCCGCTGGACGCTCGTCTGCCCGGACGCTATTTCCTTACCCGCAACTGTTCTGTGCCGCGCGACCTCCTCATCGAGGTCGGACTCTTCGATGAGACCTTCACCGCGTGGGGCGGGGAGGACCTCGACCTCGGTGTACGCCTCGAAATGAGCGGCGTTCCGATTTACGGCGAACCGCGTGCGCTCGCGATTCACCATCACCTGCGCCCGCTGAATGACCTGCTCCGCAACATGCGTGTTTATGGCCGCGGTGGGATTCCCATTCTGCTCGCCCGCCATCCGCAGCTTTTCACCGAGCTGAATCTCCACCGGGTGTTGCCTGCGCCAAACGGCCCGCAAAGTTCCGTCGGGAGTCGCTGGGGCATGCGTCTCTTGTTGACGCCTGTACCTTACGTCACGGTGCGATGGCTCGCCAATCGTTTGCGCCGGCGCCGACTGCCAAGATCACTTCTCGACTATCTCCATTTTCGCCAATATGTGTGCGGCTATATGGACTACTTGAAATCGCACGAAAGGAATATGTAG
- a CDS encoding glycosyltransferase — protein MKILYISAEHVSGTLSLFQAEHRWRGDECRFVTFWHSRWDFPDDICLDLPLMPDKSWVLLARKAARLLRGPAHSASPSATCPYWTPSPPERALFAWRDRLLWPKMEAAIQAHGLDRFDIVHLDGGLDFTRDARFASSMRSRGKHIVCYYHGSDLRNRGIVPAVDTLAELRLTPEWDLLELDPRLQYLYLPFETDRYPRRDYHFHSPVRVCHATRNPYKGTEFVERAMEELSKKYPVELVLLRGLPHAEALRRKQECDIFVDQLTNAGGWGYGMSSVEAFSMGMPVITNIPAKMAAHLGEHPFVHAGTDTVRDALEDLITHEDKCRALAVAGREWVQRMHDVRSVGDQLYRYYEAAGWLNRS, from the coding sequence ATGAAGATCCTCTACATTTCCGCTGAGCATGTCTCAGGCACCCTGTCTCTCTTTCAGGCGGAACACCGGTGGCGCGGCGATGAGTGCCGCTTTGTCACCTTCTGGCACAGCCGCTGGGATTTTCCGGATGACATTTGCCTCGATTTGCCTCTGATGCCCGACAAGTCCTGGGTGCTTCTCGCTCGCAAGGCTGCCCGCCTATTGCGCGGTCCTGCCCACAGCGCCTCACCGTCGGCCACCTGCCCATACTGGACACCTAGCCCGCCGGAGCGCGCACTGTTTGCGTGGCGTGATCGTCTTCTCTGGCCCAAAATGGAAGCGGCGATTCAGGCACATGGGCTTGACCGATTCGACATTGTTCATCTCGATGGCGGTTTGGACTTTACGCGTGATGCCCGCTTCGCTTCAAGCATGCGGTCGCGCGGCAAACACATCGTCTGCTACTATCACGGTTCCGATCTGCGCAACCGCGGCATCGTTCCCGCTGTGGATACGCTCGCCGAATTGCGCCTGACTCCGGAATGGGATCTGCTCGAACTCGATCCCCGTCTGCAGTATCTCTACTTGCCGTTCGAGACAGACCGCTATCCGCGCCGCGACTATCATTTTCACTCGCCTGTCCGCGTCTGCCACGCCACACGCAATCCGTACAAGGGCACCGAGTTTGTCGAGCGGGCAATGGAGGAATTGTCGAAGAAGTATCCTGTGGAACTGGTCCTGCTTCGCGGTCTGCCGCATGCCGAGGCGCTGCGTCGCAAGCAGGAGTGCGACATCTTCGTCGATCAGCTTACCAATGCCGGCGGTTGGGGCTATGGCATGAGTTCCGTCGAGGCCTTCTCCATGGGTATGCCCGTCATAACTAACATTCCCGCTAAGATGGCCGCGCATCTCGGTGAGCATCCGTTTGTTCACGCCGGCACCGATACCGTCCGCGACGCACTCGAAGATCTGATCACGCACGAAGACAAGTGCCGTGCGCTTGCCGTCGCTGGTCGCGAGTGGGTGCAGCGCATGCATGATGTCCGTTCCGTCGGTGATCAGCTTTACCGCTACTATGAGGCCGCCGGATGGCTGAACCGGAGCTGA
- a CDS encoding oligosaccharide flippase family protein codes for MLAQLKSLTRDSAIYGVGHIASRLLTFLLLPYYSFHLSPAEYGEMTLYFLFTALVQTFFWYGLDIAYLRYFTLAKEPEKRRIVSGTTLLTSFISTAVLSLLIFLAARPLGALIVHSPANAELVPGFVRLCAGILFFDTLSTYPFLFLRGSHRPKRFTAVKIFNVCVNVSLNIWFVGHLDLSIAGILWANLIASALTLVVLLPSMLRNITIKVDRELVKEMVRFGIPNVPTYLFVMVIELADRKVIELYRGLAEAGLYSAGYKLGMFMAVVTGAFRFAWQPFFLSHSDRPDAPRLFARVLTYYLLVTTSLFLVMTFFVDAVIKTKWPGVGYIIAPQFWAGLSVFPIILLAHVFDGVYANLMVGIYLKKLTAKLPAVTGVAALFTIVFCILLVPPYGMMAAAWITLAAFFLEAVMLWLVVRKAYPVPYEWARIAKLGVACTVVLAAGLFTGMNAPWQRALILLFFPVILYVLGFLDERERFHLRKLLPAG; via the coding sequence TTGCTCGCTCAACTGAAAAGTCTTACCCGGGATTCCGCAATCTATGGCGTCGGGCATATCGCATCCCGGCTCCTCACGTTCCTGCTCCTGCCATATTACAGCTTCCATCTGTCTCCCGCCGAATACGGCGAGATGACGCTCTACTTTCTGTTCACCGCGCTCGTGCAGACCTTCTTCTGGTACGGTCTGGATATTGCCTACTTGCGCTACTTCACGCTCGCCAAAGAGCCCGAGAAACGGCGCATCGTCAGCGGTACGACGCTCCTCACGTCCTTCATCAGCACCGCAGTGCTTTCGTTGCTGATTTTTCTCGCCGCCCGCCCGCTGGGCGCTCTGATCGTGCACTCACCGGCGAATGCGGAGCTGGTTCCCGGATTCGTTCGCCTGTGTGCGGGCATTCTGTTCTTTGATACCCTGTCCACCTACCCGTTCCTCTTTTTGCGCGGAAGCCACCGTCCGAAGCGCTTTACAGCGGTGAAGATCTTCAATGTTTGCGTAAACGTCAGTCTCAATATCTGGTTTGTCGGCCATCTGGACCTCTCCATTGCCGGCATTCTCTGGGCTAATCTCATCGCCAGTGCCCTCACGCTCGTCGTTCTTCTGCCCTCCATGCTCCGCAACATCACCATCAAGGTGGACCGCGAGCTGGTCAAGGAAATGGTTCGCTTCGGCATTCCTAACGTGCCCACCTATCTGTTCGTGATGGTGATCGAGCTGGCCGACAGAAAAGTGATTGAACTCTACCGCGGTCTTGCCGAAGCGGGACTCTACAGCGCGGGCTATAAACTCGGCATGTTCATGGCCGTCGTCACCGGAGCCTTCCGCTTTGCCTGGCAGCCGTTCTTCCTTTCTCATTCGGATCGCCCCGACGCACCTCGCCTCTTCGCTCGCGTCCTGACCTACTATCTGCTGGTGACCACGTCGCTTTTCCTTGTGATGACCTTCTTTGTCGACGCCGTCATCAAAACGAAATGGCCCGGTGTCGGTTACATCATCGCGCCGCAATTCTGGGCGGGGCTCTCGGTCTTTCCCATCATTCTGCTCGCGCATGTCTTCGATGGCGTGTACGCCAATCTGATGGTCGGCATCTATCTCAAAAAGCTGACAGCCAAGCTCCCCGCCGTCACCGGCGTCGCCGCGCTTTTCACTATAGTCTTCTGCATTCTGCTCGTCCCGCCGTACGGCATGATGGCTGCCGCGTGGATCACGCTGGCCGCCTTCTTCCTCGAAGCCGTGATGCTCTGGCTCGTGGTTCGCAAAGCCTATCCGGTCCCCTATGAATGGGCGCGCATCGCCAAACTTGGCGTCGCCTGTACGGTCGTTCTCGCCGCCGGGCTCTTTACGGGAATGAACGCGCCCTGGCAGCGCGCGCTGATTCTGCTTTTCTTCCCGGTGATTCTCTACGTGCTTGGCTTCCTTGATGAGCGCGAGCGCTTTCACCTACGGAAACTGTTGCCGGCAGGATGA